A window of Hordeum vulgare subsp. vulgare chromosome 5H, MorexV3_pseudomolecules_assembly, whole genome shotgun sequence genomic DNA:
TATCCTCCGTAAAATTAACCGGCGGGTTGAAAGAAATCTGAATACGATCTTCAAAAAAATGCCCCCTTTCAAACCGAAGGTGAGACAACGACATGGTGAGACTCAGCGATGGAGGATGAATCACCGTGGTCGGAGGCAGGTGAAGGTGGCCGGCGCGGTCGAAGAGGCACACGACGCATGTGAGGGTGGCCGACGCGGTCGAAGAGGCACACGACACAGGTATGGGTGGCCGCCGCGGCCGGAGTGGTCGACGACACGGGCGGGTGGGCGGGGCTAGGCGGGGCTAAGACGCTTGGAGTTGGAAAGAGATTGGAGAGTGTTCGCGTCTCTCACCAAGTTGCCGAGCGAGGACAACACGAGTCGCGCAGACGTCTCCTAAACAAAGCACTCCTATGTTGCCATGCCACAAAATGTAAAAGCGATGCTATGTATAGTTGCGATAGACTAAGGCATGAAGCCAATTTTGACCAACAATGTTGGATGAAAAACAAATCATGAAGTAATCAACTTGCAATTGCAGAGAAATAAAATGTAGTTAAGTCGTTTGGTTGCATTGCATAGTTGTTCACAAATGAATATGACTTGGTAAGTTCCTCAAAGAGAATATGGTTCGGTAATAATGATATAATGATATTGAGCtaattgttatttttgttgtgtccatGAAAAGTTACTATAAAAATGAGTTAGCTCGGTGATATGATTAGATAATGATTCGGTTCGAATGTACCTTGTTTAGTgatttgaaaataatgtttatatCATAAAAGATTGTTTATCACATTGAAATACAATGTAAAAGGTTGTTCGCGTAACTCTAAGCAAATGTTTTGTACTTCCttttgctcttatattagtttacagagggaataTCATTAAAAAAATAGTCATGACATTTAAAAAAATTGTAACAGttagaaaaaatgttcatgacATTTATGAATTTTCTTCAGAAGAATAGGAAGAGGGCCTGTACGTGTAAGAAGGAATCTCATATTGCCAAGCCCGGCGGCCCGCACCCTGCCAAGACTCGAGAGTCAAgacaccgccgccgcccctcctcgccGGCGCTCCACCGGCTCGCCGCCATGGCCCCAGCCAAGTGGTACCGTACTcgcgcctctcctccctcctctcttccCACGGCGCCCAGCCGCTGGCTCACCCCATCTCTGCGTTTCCCCGGCGCAGGCTGATGCACTGGCACCCGAACCCTGGAGTGACGCTCAATACCCAGATCCTGTCGGAGGCCTGCGGCTGCGCGGAATCCCTCGGCGGCACCAAGGACGGCCGCTGGAAGACCTCCATCATCTTCTACCGCCCGATGACGCGAGACGGCGCGGGCGGGGCGCAGCAGAACCAGCTCGCCGATGTGCCCCGCGAGCTCCTCGGAGTCGCGCTCCACGAGCGCCCCGGGCTCTACTTCTCCATCCTCCGGAACCAGCGCCTCGTCCTGCAGGCGGACGCTGCCTTCTCCCAGGTCATGGAGAAGCTCCAGTCCTTCAAGGCccgcgtcaacctcaacttcgagGTCACCTTGTTTCCTTCCCCACCCTTCCATTTTTTTCTTCGATGTCATACTTAAGGATTTAGGTCTGTAcatttttttttgctttatttaattGAACCAGTGGCGATTAAATTGCTGGATGCCCCATAGCAGGTTCAGCTATGAATTTGTGTTGTTTTCTGCTGAAATTGGGAGTGAAGCCATATTTGTTTAAATTGACTCAAGTTCTCTTTTCAAAATTTGCTAAGTGAACTTACCACGATGAGGAAAGCCAGCacatatatttatattttctatTTAATCTGGAAACCAGCTTATTTTTGGTTAAATTTCAACTTTCTTTGGTGAAAAATTCCTAAGTGGACAACCACCGTATGGAAAGTCATTTTTGTGATCTTGCACATATAACTATATTCTTATTAAATTATTTGGCAGAGCTCATGCCCTTTCTGCAAAAAGATAAGGCAATTGCTTCGCAGAAGATATAAACTTATTTTGATCAGTTGTCCTCGACTCTATTGAAAACTATGTTATTTTTATGGTAGAGCAGATGCACGTTGCATGGTATTTCATCTTTCAAGTGAACAACAGTGACAAAATAGACGATCCACCTGTCTCCAGTTTGACTTCTAATTTCAGGGAGTGGGTCGCTCAGTGCCAAAAACCATCATTTTCATAAAAGTTTGCTGAAAACACCGATTTTGAGTAATTGTTTGCTCAAGGCACTAAATGCTCGACTGAGAGCCGTTTGATGCGAAATATGACAGGCGGGACCCACTTTCAGGGCTGATGTGGCACCAAGAGTTAACGACGTTTGGAGAAACGTCAAGTCGACAAGAGTGCATTTCATCGAGCACCTTATTTGCAGCGACCGGCCACAGCTCGCCCCACCATCACGCCGCGGCAGCACCGTCCGACAACGACCACCGGCGAGCCGGGCGAAACCAGCCCCCGCCTCTAGAGCATCTCTCCCTCCCCCCACCCCCTCCGAAAaagggtccccccccccccccccccccccgctttgtattacaaagcaaccaaccgaACCATTCAGGGATAGGTGTTGGGGCGGAAGCAGCACAATCACGCCCAAAAGAAACGACAGAGAAAGAGCAAAAGAAATAAATGCCGACAACGGCGGAGCAACaaaaacgaagaagcctcgcgacCGCTGCGCCCACCGGGGATCCTCCACTAGGATCCAAGACTCCGAAGCGCCGGCaccaatcaacacctccaagaaggatgacgacgctgctgccaagggtttcccccggtacACGACGAGGCGAGAGGAAGGGTAGCCCTCGATGCCCTCCCGGAAGGTCAGGTGGCACCCACAGGCGCCACCGCGCCAGTGTCGGCCAtgccgacaggggtttcccccgatCCCAACCCGCACCTCGGGCAGTCCGGAGCCTGCCACCAAACCAACCACCACCATGCACCAACGCGGTCTTGAGGCCCCCACCCCCTTCCCCCGCCCTGAGCTCCACCATCGTCGCGCCCGACGCACGCCATGGCCGGGAAGCCGTCATGGTCTCCGGCCAAGACATCCCTGCCAGCCGCCGgcgctggtggtggtggtttggagAGGCAGAGCATGGCGTCGGGCTAGGAGGCTCCCGCGGCAGAGGACACGCCGAAGTTGACGCGTGGCGGTGCACCATGGGTGGGACCTTGGGAGGGCGCTAGGGGGAGCAGGCGTGAGTAGACATGGTCGGGATCTTGTCCAATGGGTGTGGGGCGTCGTGGAGGAGGTCGATGGTGTAGTGGCGTCTCGGCCGTTTCCTTGCTCTGCTCATGCCCTGGCTCGCCGACCGGCGGGGTTCCGGCTGGTGTGGCTGCCGACCCTCCCGTGCGTGGCGGCGGATCGAGGCGCCGGCCTGAGAtaagagagcattttttattttattctttcttcCTATGACAGGTGGACCCCCCATGGCAGCAACATTGACCGTCTCACCCAAACGTTATCCCATGCCACGTGGCTATGACCGATGGGCCCCGCTGTCAGTTTTTGTGTCAAAACATGGTCAAACGTCGTTTTTAGTGCTTTCTGCAAACAATTACTCAAAATCGGTGTTTTCAGCAAACTTTTATGAAAACGGTGGTTTTCGTCACTGAGTGACGCAATTGTGGTGGTTTTTGGCAATTTACTCTATTTCATCTTTCAAGTGAACAACAGTGACAAAATAGACGATCCACCTGTCTCCAGTTTGACTTCTAATTTCAGGGAGTGGGTGTCATCCA
This region includes:
- the LOC123397543 gene encoding mediator of RNA polymerase II transcription subunit 20a-like, whose product is MAPAKWLMHWHPNPGVTLNTQILSEACGCAESLGGTKDGRWKTSIIFYRPMTRDGAGGAQQNQLADVPRELLGVALHERPGLYFSILRNQRLVLQADAAFSQVMEKLQSFKARVNLNFEGFQYQLGDFCLRIGKCVPNNTETLRGIMMEVEYYPLSSIEKSRAIMVDFFDIWQETLAKKSLPGRFIHVESNFSEYGLSDHYSFQHTAVQYATCLQQLMAAVRA